A stretch of Henckelia pumila isolate YLH828 chromosome 4, ASM3356847v2, whole genome shotgun sequence DNA encodes these proteins:
- the LOC140894372 gene encoding DNA mismatch repair protein MLH3 isoform X1 → MKRIESLPEAVHSSMRSGVVICDLTRIVEELVLNSIDAGATEVSVAVGVGNCYIKVVDNGSGITRDGLVLLGERYATSKFDPLDVMDAGTESFDFHGETLCSISDISLLEIVTKARGRPNGYKKIMKKRKCLFLSISDDRLDAGTTVTARDIFYNQPVRRKHMESSSKVLESIRMSVLRISLIHTNVSFKVMDSESACELLLAGPSRPALSILFSISKVENSGALYRLNISSGALNVSGHVSPPLQNFSLKVIQYIYINSRFICKGPIHKLLNQLAAKFDLLNSSKPTAGSQSVKRNKGQMGPMFILNINCPRSYYDIVASEQSRTSVEFKDWGPVLSCIENGVMNLWTENLSHATFESGRKRRRRQNIPTSIGFDTPQLKKLSENSDNFHAWEECISLRRETSPTVSEVKKHQSGDGFWPDTDHLSRCDRSQSGHRVSKNKNSSCHRNPCCVFYPDCYHFIGYSSDKQEDGVSFSESGDFLQKTDGDTNNMSMSSRTSVDCLALGDDLPINRDLRESYLRRCYFQRSFPHDRTSSADDERPEFETEDSAIQETWVDCDKNIEDEICPVFYGRDVRCNKTPPFRASPMTSYDTREELKFMIRDSMDSSEVFSDIVTDSCKHFLNCTSSQQSSGSRWCPMAAKQIVGAKFPQTLVETHPEFDEDSIHGYLIHREDDDLVGCNSSLKGNWLRQSCSNMNSFVDQKKGIGDYDWDDFENSPSQDPLKTFCGTDSSPLPFFDDKSYSVSPLDHAPLLEHECERPNNRMQERASNRKKSSIRSRSAPPCYKGKKRFFGLSDSSSVSASSRQMISQTQLSTGPSSLNHALLHAENVSLRPRLERTPETIKIQEGISPEEQLTSMETVGNFQETHDPLDSGRKWRKYCLPTAGGHARCHNKDQDTILDISSDSFHLIRDSLVPTTIDKTSLDDAKVLNQVDKKFIAVVAGETLIVIDQHAADERIRLEELRHKVLSGEMKKITYLDAEQEMVLPEIGYQLLHNYEEQIQKWGWICNIHSQSTGPFTGSLDSLHRQATVVKLLAVPCIVGVNLTDSDLLEFLQQLDDTDGSSTIPPSVHRILNSKACRGAIMFGDTLLPSECSLIVEELKQTSLCFQCAHGRPTTVPLVNLAMLHDKISKLGSQKSWHGLRQHKLTIQRAAERLSSAIG, encoded by the exons ATGAAGCGCATCGAGAGTTTGCCTGAAGCGGTTCACAGTTCCATGCGTTCCGGAGTTGTAATATGTGATTTGACAAGGATTGTTGAAGAGCTGGTTCTTAATAGCATTGATGCAGGTGCTACTGAG GTGTCTGTTGCAGTCGGGGTTGGTAACTGCTATATTAAAGTGGTGGATAATG gatCTGGTATTACACGGGATGGATTGGTTCTTCTGGGAGAACGATATG CAACATCAAAGTTTGATCCCCTGGATGTGATGGATGCTGGTACTGAAAGCTTTGACTTTCATGGAGAAACTCTGTGCTCAATTTCTGATATTTCTTTGCTGGAAATTGTGACAAAAGCCCGCGGAAGGCCAAATGGATATAAAAAGATAATGAAG AAGCGGAAGTGTTTGTTTCTTTCCATAAGTGATGATAGACTAGATGCAGGCACTACAG TCACTGCCCGTGATATATTTTACAACCAACCAGTTCGCAGGAAACACATGGAATCCAG TTCTAAGGTCTTGGAATCCATCAGAATGAGTGTGCTTAGAATTTCCCTCATTCATACGAATGTCTCCTTTAAAGTCATGGATTCGGAGAG TGCATGTGAGCTGCTTCTCGCTGGACCTTCACGCCCTGCTTTGTCAATACTTTTTAGTATTTCTAAGGTTGAGAATTCTGGCGCTTTGTATAgattgaacatatctagtggtGCATTGAACGTTTCTGGACATGTCTCTCCCCCTTTGCAAAATTTTTCTCTGAAG GTGATACAGTATATAT ACATCAATTCAAGATTTATCTGCAAAGGACCAATACATAAACTGTTGAATCAGTTGGCAGCTAAATTTGATCTATTGAATTCATCAAAGCCTACTGCTGGCTCCCAAAGCGTGAAACGAAATAAGGGTCAGATGGGTCCAATGTTCATTTTGAATATAAACTGCCCAAGATCTTATTATGATATAGTTGCTTCTGAGCAATCTAGGACCTCAGTTGAGTTTAAG GATTGGGGCCCTGTACTTTCATGCATTGAGAATGGCGTTATGAACCTTTGGACTGAGAATCTGTCTCATG CCACTTTTGAAAGTGGAAGAAAGAGACGCAGGAGACAAAATATCCCAACTTCTATAGGTTTTGATACCCCACAGCTGAAGAAGCTATCTGAAAATTCTGATAATTTTCATGCTTGGGAGGAGTGCATATCTTTACGCAGAGAAACTTCCCCAACAGTGTCTGAGGTTAAAAAGCATCAAAGTGGGGATGGTTTTTGGCCTGATACTGACCACTTAAGTCGGTGTGATCGATCTCAATCTGGTCACAGAgtatctaaaaataaaaatagtagCTGCCATCGAAACCCTTGCTGTGTTTTCTATCCGGATTGTTACCACTTTATTGGATATTCATCTGATAAGCAAGAGGATGGTGTATCATTTTCAGAATCGGGAGATTTCTTACAAAAAACCGATGGTGACACAAATAACATGTCAATGAGCAGTAGGACATCTGTTGATTGCCTTGCACTTGGTGATGATCTACCTATTAATAGGGATCTGAGAGAATCATATCTAAGGCGCTGCTACTTTCAAAGAAGCTTTCCACATGACAGAACATCATCTGCAGATGATGAAAGACCTGAATTTGAAACTGAGGACTCGGCAATACAGGAAACATGGGTTGATTGTGATAAGAACATTGAGGATGAAATATGTCCAGTTTTTTATGGAAGAGATGTACGGTGCAATAAAACACCACCATTTCGAGCTTCTCCTATGACATCATATGACACACGTGAAGAATTAAAGTTTATGATAAGAGACTCAATGGATTCATCTGAAGTATTTAGTGACATCGTAACTGACTCATGCAAACATTTCTTGAACTGCACGTCAAGTCAGCAATCTTCTGGTTCTCGATGGTGCCCCATGGCAGCAAAGCAAATTGTTGGGGCCAAGTTTCCGCAAACTCTTGTTGAAACTCAccctgaatttgatgaagattCTATACATGGGTATTTGATTCATAGAGAAGATGATGATCTCGTAGGCTGCAATTCAAGTTTGAAAGGAAATTGGTTGCGGCAAAGTTGCTCAAATATGAACTCTTTCGTTGATCAAAAGAAAGGAATTGGGGATTATGATTGGGATGACTTCGAGAATTCTCCATCTCAAGACCCTTTAAAAACATTTTGCGGAACTGATTCGTCTCCTTTACCTTTTTTCGACGACAAAAGTTACTCAGTGTCACCATTAGATCATGCTCCTTTGTTGGAGCATGAATGTGAGAGACCCAATAATAGGATGCAAGAGAGAGCATCTAATAGAAAGAAAAGCTCGATAAGAAGCCGTTCAGCTCCACCATGTTACAAAGGCAAGAAGAGATTTTTTGGTTTGAGTGATTCTTCCAGTGTGTCCGCAAGCAGCCGCCAGATGATCTCCCAAACACAGTTATCTACAG GGCCTAGCAGCTTGAATCATGCACTACTTCATGCAGAAAATGTGAGCTTAAG GCCAAGGTTAGAAAGGACACCAGAAACCATCAAGATTCAAGAAGGCATATCACCAGAGGAGCAACTGACAAGCATGGAGACTGTTGGaa ATTTTCAAGAAACCCATGATCCCTTGGACTCTGGACGGAAATGGAGAAAGTATTGTTTGCCCACTGCG GGTGGGCATGCACGGTGTCACAACAAAGATCAGGATACCATCCTTGACATCTCCTCAGACTCTTTTCACCTTATTCGTGATTCATTAGTTCCTACAACCATTGATAAGACCTCCCTTGATGATGCCAAAGTTCTTAATCAGGTGGATAAGAAGTTCATTGCAGTTGTGGCCGGAGAAACCCTCATTGTGATCGATCAG CATGCTGCTGATGAGAGGATAAGACTGGAAGAATTACGCCACAAG GTGTTATCTGGAGAAATGAAGAAAATCACATACCTGGATGCAGAGCAAGAAATG GTCTTGCCGGAAATCGGATATCAGTTATTGCATAATTACGAGGAACAAATTCAGAAGTGGGGTTGGATATGCAATATTCATTCCCAGAGTACAGGTCCCTTCACAGG AAGTTTAGATTCTCTACACAGACAGGCAACTGTTGTTAAACTTCTTGCG GTACCATGTATCGTGGGTGTCAATTTAACCGATAGTGATCTACTAGAATTTCTTCAACAG CTTGATGATACGGATGGATCATCAACCATACCTCCATCAGTTCATCGCATACTTAATAGCAAAGCATGCAGGG GTGCGATCATGTTTGGAGATACATTACTGCCTTCCGAATGTTCTCTTATCGTTGAAGAGCTAAAACAGACTTCACTGTGTTTCCAG TGTGCCCATGGGAGACCTACCACTGTTCCGCTAGTCAACTTAGCCATGTTGCATGATAAGATCAGTAAACTTGGTTCACAAAAGTCATGGCATGGATTACGCCAACACAAGCTCACCATACAACGCGCTGCAGAGCGTCTGAGCTCTGCTATTGGATAG
- the LOC140894372 gene encoding DNA mismatch repair protein MLH3 isoform X2, producing MQVLLRLLHQVSVAVGVGNCYIKVVDNGSGITRDGLVLLGERYATSKFDPLDVMDAGTESFDFHGETLCSISDISLLEIVTKARGRPNGYKKIMKKRKCLFLSISDDRLDAGTTVTARDIFYNQPVRRKHMESSSKVLESIRMSVLRISLIHTNVSFKVMDSESACELLLAGPSRPALSILFSISKVENSGALYRLNISSGALNVSGHVSPPLQNFSLKVIQYIYINSRFICKGPIHKLLNQLAAKFDLLNSSKPTAGSQSVKRNKGQMGPMFILNINCPRSYYDIVASEQSRTSVEFKDWGPVLSCIENGVMNLWTENLSHATFESGRKRRRRQNIPTSIGFDTPQLKKLSENSDNFHAWEECISLRRETSPTVSEVKKHQSGDGFWPDTDHLSRCDRSQSGHRVSKNKNSSCHRNPCCVFYPDCYHFIGYSSDKQEDGVSFSESGDFLQKTDGDTNNMSMSSRTSVDCLALGDDLPINRDLRESYLRRCYFQRSFPHDRTSSADDERPEFETEDSAIQETWVDCDKNIEDEICPVFYGRDVRCNKTPPFRASPMTSYDTREELKFMIRDSMDSSEVFSDIVTDSCKHFLNCTSSQQSSGSRWCPMAAKQIVGAKFPQTLVETHPEFDEDSIHGYLIHREDDDLVGCNSSLKGNWLRQSCSNMNSFVDQKKGIGDYDWDDFENSPSQDPLKTFCGTDSSPLPFFDDKSYSVSPLDHAPLLEHECERPNNRMQERASNRKKSSIRSRSAPPCYKGKKRFFGLSDSSSVSASSRQMISQTQLSTGPSSLNHALLHAENVSLRPRLERTPETIKIQEGISPEEQLTSMETVGNFQETHDPLDSGRKWRKYCLPTAGGHARCHNKDQDTILDISSDSFHLIRDSLVPTTIDKTSLDDAKVLNQVDKKFIAVVAGETLIVIDQHAADERIRLEELRHKVLSGEMKKITYLDAEQEMVLPEIGYQLLHNYEEQIQKWGWICNIHSQSTGPFTGSLDSLHRQATVVKLLAVPCIVGVNLTDSDLLEFLQQLDDTDGSSTIPPSVHRILNSKACRGAIMFGDTLLPSECSLIVEELKQTSLCFQCAHGRPTTVPLVNLAMLHDKISKLGSQKSWHGLRQHKLTIQRAAERLSSAIG from the exons ATGCAGGTGCTACTGAG ATTGCTGCACCAGGTGTCTGTTGCAGTCGGGGTTGGTAACTGCTATATTAAAGTGGTGGATAATG gatCTGGTATTACACGGGATGGATTGGTTCTTCTGGGAGAACGATATG CAACATCAAAGTTTGATCCCCTGGATGTGATGGATGCTGGTACTGAAAGCTTTGACTTTCATGGAGAAACTCTGTGCTCAATTTCTGATATTTCTTTGCTGGAAATTGTGACAAAAGCCCGCGGAAGGCCAAATGGATATAAAAAGATAATGAAG AAGCGGAAGTGTTTGTTTCTTTCCATAAGTGATGATAGACTAGATGCAGGCACTACAG TCACTGCCCGTGATATATTTTACAACCAACCAGTTCGCAGGAAACACATGGAATCCAG TTCTAAGGTCTTGGAATCCATCAGAATGAGTGTGCTTAGAATTTCCCTCATTCATACGAATGTCTCCTTTAAAGTCATGGATTCGGAGAG TGCATGTGAGCTGCTTCTCGCTGGACCTTCACGCCCTGCTTTGTCAATACTTTTTAGTATTTCTAAGGTTGAGAATTCTGGCGCTTTGTATAgattgaacatatctagtggtGCATTGAACGTTTCTGGACATGTCTCTCCCCCTTTGCAAAATTTTTCTCTGAAG GTGATACAGTATATAT ACATCAATTCAAGATTTATCTGCAAAGGACCAATACATAAACTGTTGAATCAGTTGGCAGCTAAATTTGATCTATTGAATTCATCAAAGCCTACTGCTGGCTCCCAAAGCGTGAAACGAAATAAGGGTCAGATGGGTCCAATGTTCATTTTGAATATAAACTGCCCAAGATCTTATTATGATATAGTTGCTTCTGAGCAATCTAGGACCTCAGTTGAGTTTAAG GATTGGGGCCCTGTACTTTCATGCATTGAGAATGGCGTTATGAACCTTTGGACTGAGAATCTGTCTCATG CCACTTTTGAAAGTGGAAGAAAGAGACGCAGGAGACAAAATATCCCAACTTCTATAGGTTTTGATACCCCACAGCTGAAGAAGCTATCTGAAAATTCTGATAATTTTCATGCTTGGGAGGAGTGCATATCTTTACGCAGAGAAACTTCCCCAACAGTGTCTGAGGTTAAAAAGCATCAAAGTGGGGATGGTTTTTGGCCTGATACTGACCACTTAAGTCGGTGTGATCGATCTCAATCTGGTCACAGAgtatctaaaaataaaaatagtagCTGCCATCGAAACCCTTGCTGTGTTTTCTATCCGGATTGTTACCACTTTATTGGATATTCATCTGATAAGCAAGAGGATGGTGTATCATTTTCAGAATCGGGAGATTTCTTACAAAAAACCGATGGTGACACAAATAACATGTCAATGAGCAGTAGGACATCTGTTGATTGCCTTGCACTTGGTGATGATCTACCTATTAATAGGGATCTGAGAGAATCATATCTAAGGCGCTGCTACTTTCAAAGAAGCTTTCCACATGACAGAACATCATCTGCAGATGATGAAAGACCTGAATTTGAAACTGAGGACTCGGCAATACAGGAAACATGGGTTGATTGTGATAAGAACATTGAGGATGAAATATGTCCAGTTTTTTATGGAAGAGATGTACGGTGCAATAAAACACCACCATTTCGAGCTTCTCCTATGACATCATATGACACACGTGAAGAATTAAAGTTTATGATAAGAGACTCAATGGATTCATCTGAAGTATTTAGTGACATCGTAACTGACTCATGCAAACATTTCTTGAACTGCACGTCAAGTCAGCAATCTTCTGGTTCTCGATGGTGCCCCATGGCAGCAAAGCAAATTGTTGGGGCCAAGTTTCCGCAAACTCTTGTTGAAACTCAccctgaatttgatgaagattCTATACATGGGTATTTGATTCATAGAGAAGATGATGATCTCGTAGGCTGCAATTCAAGTTTGAAAGGAAATTGGTTGCGGCAAAGTTGCTCAAATATGAACTCTTTCGTTGATCAAAAGAAAGGAATTGGGGATTATGATTGGGATGACTTCGAGAATTCTCCATCTCAAGACCCTTTAAAAACATTTTGCGGAACTGATTCGTCTCCTTTACCTTTTTTCGACGACAAAAGTTACTCAGTGTCACCATTAGATCATGCTCCTTTGTTGGAGCATGAATGTGAGAGACCCAATAATAGGATGCAAGAGAGAGCATCTAATAGAAAGAAAAGCTCGATAAGAAGCCGTTCAGCTCCACCATGTTACAAAGGCAAGAAGAGATTTTTTGGTTTGAGTGATTCTTCCAGTGTGTCCGCAAGCAGCCGCCAGATGATCTCCCAAACACAGTTATCTACAG GGCCTAGCAGCTTGAATCATGCACTACTTCATGCAGAAAATGTGAGCTTAAG GCCAAGGTTAGAAAGGACACCAGAAACCATCAAGATTCAAGAAGGCATATCACCAGAGGAGCAACTGACAAGCATGGAGACTGTTGGaa ATTTTCAAGAAACCCATGATCCCTTGGACTCTGGACGGAAATGGAGAAAGTATTGTTTGCCCACTGCG GGTGGGCATGCACGGTGTCACAACAAAGATCAGGATACCATCCTTGACATCTCCTCAGACTCTTTTCACCTTATTCGTGATTCATTAGTTCCTACAACCATTGATAAGACCTCCCTTGATGATGCCAAAGTTCTTAATCAGGTGGATAAGAAGTTCATTGCAGTTGTGGCCGGAGAAACCCTCATTGTGATCGATCAG CATGCTGCTGATGAGAGGATAAGACTGGAAGAATTACGCCACAAG GTGTTATCTGGAGAAATGAAGAAAATCACATACCTGGATGCAGAGCAAGAAATG GTCTTGCCGGAAATCGGATATCAGTTATTGCATAATTACGAGGAACAAATTCAGAAGTGGGGTTGGATATGCAATATTCATTCCCAGAGTACAGGTCCCTTCACAGG AAGTTTAGATTCTCTACACAGACAGGCAACTGTTGTTAAACTTCTTGCG GTACCATGTATCGTGGGTGTCAATTTAACCGATAGTGATCTACTAGAATTTCTTCAACAG CTTGATGATACGGATGGATCATCAACCATACCTCCATCAGTTCATCGCATACTTAATAGCAAAGCATGCAGGG GTGCGATCATGTTTGGAGATACATTACTGCCTTCCGAATGTTCTCTTATCGTTGAAGAGCTAAAACAGACTTCACTGTGTTTCCAG TGTGCCCATGGGAGACCTACCACTGTTCCGCTAGTCAACTTAGCCATGTTGCATGATAAGATCAGTAAACTTGGTTCACAAAAGTCATGGCATGGATTACGCCAACACAAGCTCACCATACAACGCGCTGCAGAGCGTCTGAGCTCTGCTATTGGATAG
- the LOC140894372 gene encoding DNA mismatch repair protein MLH3 isoform X3, protein MDAGTESFDFHGETLCSISDISLLEIVTKARGRPNGYKKIMKKRKCLFLSISDDRLDAGTTVTARDIFYNQPVRRKHMESSSKVLESIRMSVLRISLIHTNVSFKVMDSESACELLLAGPSRPALSILFSISKVENSGALYRLNISSGALNVSGHVSPPLQNFSLKVIQYIYINSRFICKGPIHKLLNQLAAKFDLLNSSKPTAGSQSVKRNKGQMGPMFILNINCPRSYYDIVASEQSRTSVEFKDWGPVLSCIENGVMNLWTENLSHATFESGRKRRRRQNIPTSIGFDTPQLKKLSENSDNFHAWEECISLRRETSPTVSEVKKHQSGDGFWPDTDHLSRCDRSQSGHRVSKNKNSSCHRNPCCVFYPDCYHFIGYSSDKQEDGVSFSESGDFLQKTDGDTNNMSMSSRTSVDCLALGDDLPINRDLRESYLRRCYFQRSFPHDRTSSADDERPEFETEDSAIQETWVDCDKNIEDEICPVFYGRDVRCNKTPPFRASPMTSYDTREELKFMIRDSMDSSEVFSDIVTDSCKHFLNCTSSQQSSGSRWCPMAAKQIVGAKFPQTLVETHPEFDEDSIHGYLIHREDDDLVGCNSSLKGNWLRQSCSNMNSFVDQKKGIGDYDWDDFENSPSQDPLKTFCGTDSSPLPFFDDKSYSVSPLDHAPLLEHECERPNNRMQERASNRKKSSIRSRSAPPCYKGKKRFFGLSDSSSVSASSRQMISQTQLSTGPSSLNHALLHAENVSLRPRLERTPETIKIQEGISPEEQLTSMETVGNFQETHDPLDSGRKWRKYCLPTAGGHARCHNKDQDTILDISSDSFHLIRDSLVPTTIDKTSLDDAKVLNQVDKKFIAVVAGETLIVIDQHAADERIRLEELRHKVLSGEMKKITYLDAEQEMVLPEIGYQLLHNYEEQIQKWGWICNIHSQSTGPFTGSLDSLHRQATVVKLLAVPCIVGVNLTDSDLLEFLQQLDDTDGSSTIPPSVHRILNSKACRGAIMFGDTLLPSECSLIVEELKQTSLCFQCAHGRPTTVPLVNLAMLHDKISKLGSQKSWHGLRQHKLTIQRAAERLSSAIG, encoded by the exons ATGGATGCTGGTACTGAAAGCTTTGACTTTCATGGAGAAACTCTGTGCTCAATTTCTGATATTTCTTTGCTGGAAATTGTGACAAAAGCCCGCGGAAGGCCAAATGGATATAAAAAGATAATGAAG AAGCGGAAGTGTTTGTTTCTTTCCATAAGTGATGATAGACTAGATGCAGGCACTACAG TCACTGCCCGTGATATATTTTACAACCAACCAGTTCGCAGGAAACACATGGAATCCAG TTCTAAGGTCTTGGAATCCATCAGAATGAGTGTGCTTAGAATTTCCCTCATTCATACGAATGTCTCCTTTAAAGTCATGGATTCGGAGAG TGCATGTGAGCTGCTTCTCGCTGGACCTTCACGCCCTGCTTTGTCAATACTTTTTAGTATTTCTAAGGTTGAGAATTCTGGCGCTTTGTATAgattgaacatatctagtggtGCATTGAACGTTTCTGGACATGTCTCTCCCCCTTTGCAAAATTTTTCTCTGAAG GTGATACAGTATATAT ACATCAATTCAAGATTTATCTGCAAAGGACCAATACATAAACTGTTGAATCAGTTGGCAGCTAAATTTGATCTATTGAATTCATCAAAGCCTACTGCTGGCTCCCAAAGCGTGAAACGAAATAAGGGTCAGATGGGTCCAATGTTCATTTTGAATATAAACTGCCCAAGATCTTATTATGATATAGTTGCTTCTGAGCAATCTAGGACCTCAGTTGAGTTTAAG GATTGGGGCCCTGTACTTTCATGCATTGAGAATGGCGTTATGAACCTTTGGACTGAGAATCTGTCTCATG CCACTTTTGAAAGTGGAAGAAAGAGACGCAGGAGACAAAATATCCCAACTTCTATAGGTTTTGATACCCCACAGCTGAAGAAGCTATCTGAAAATTCTGATAATTTTCATGCTTGGGAGGAGTGCATATCTTTACGCAGAGAAACTTCCCCAACAGTGTCTGAGGTTAAAAAGCATCAAAGTGGGGATGGTTTTTGGCCTGATACTGACCACTTAAGTCGGTGTGATCGATCTCAATCTGGTCACAGAgtatctaaaaataaaaatagtagCTGCCATCGAAACCCTTGCTGTGTTTTCTATCCGGATTGTTACCACTTTATTGGATATTCATCTGATAAGCAAGAGGATGGTGTATCATTTTCAGAATCGGGAGATTTCTTACAAAAAACCGATGGTGACACAAATAACATGTCAATGAGCAGTAGGACATCTGTTGATTGCCTTGCACTTGGTGATGATCTACCTATTAATAGGGATCTGAGAGAATCATATCTAAGGCGCTGCTACTTTCAAAGAAGCTTTCCACATGACAGAACATCATCTGCAGATGATGAAAGACCTGAATTTGAAACTGAGGACTCGGCAATACAGGAAACATGGGTTGATTGTGATAAGAACATTGAGGATGAAATATGTCCAGTTTTTTATGGAAGAGATGTACGGTGCAATAAAACACCACCATTTCGAGCTTCTCCTATGACATCATATGACACACGTGAAGAATTAAAGTTTATGATAAGAGACTCAATGGATTCATCTGAAGTATTTAGTGACATCGTAACTGACTCATGCAAACATTTCTTGAACTGCACGTCAAGTCAGCAATCTTCTGGTTCTCGATGGTGCCCCATGGCAGCAAAGCAAATTGTTGGGGCCAAGTTTCCGCAAACTCTTGTTGAAACTCAccctgaatttgatgaagattCTATACATGGGTATTTGATTCATAGAGAAGATGATGATCTCGTAGGCTGCAATTCAAGTTTGAAAGGAAATTGGTTGCGGCAAAGTTGCTCAAATATGAACTCTTTCGTTGATCAAAAGAAAGGAATTGGGGATTATGATTGGGATGACTTCGAGAATTCTCCATCTCAAGACCCTTTAAAAACATTTTGCGGAACTGATTCGTCTCCTTTACCTTTTTTCGACGACAAAAGTTACTCAGTGTCACCATTAGATCATGCTCCTTTGTTGGAGCATGAATGTGAGAGACCCAATAATAGGATGCAAGAGAGAGCATCTAATAGAAAGAAAAGCTCGATAAGAAGCCGTTCAGCTCCACCATGTTACAAAGGCAAGAAGAGATTTTTTGGTTTGAGTGATTCTTCCAGTGTGTCCGCAAGCAGCCGCCAGATGATCTCCCAAACACAGTTATCTACAG GGCCTAGCAGCTTGAATCATGCACTACTTCATGCAGAAAATGTGAGCTTAAG GCCAAGGTTAGAAAGGACACCAGAAACCATCAAGATTCAAGAAGGCATATCACCAGAGGAGCAACTGACAAGCATGGAGACTGTTGGaa ATTTTCAAGAAACCCATGATCCCTTGGACTCTGGACGGAAATGGAGAAAGTATTGTTTGCCCACTGCG GGTGGGCATGCACGGTGTCACAACAAAGATCAGGATACCATCCTTGACATCTCCTCAGACTCTTTTCACCTTATTCGTGATTCATTAGTTCCTACAACCATTGATAAGACCTCCCTTGATGATGCCAAAGTTCTTAATCAGGTGGATAAGAAGTTCATTGCAGTTGTGGCCGGAGAAACCCTCATTGTGATCGATCAG CATGCTGCTGATGAGAGGATAAGACTGGAAGAATTACGCCACAAG GTGTTATCTGGAGAAATGAAGAAAATCACATACCTGGATGCAGAGCAAGAAATG GTCTTGCCGGAAATCGGATATCAGTTATTGCATAATTACGAGGAACAAATTCAGAAGTGGGGTTGGATATGCAATATTCATTCCCAGAGTACAGGTCCCTTCACAGG AAGTTTAGATTCTCTACACAGACAGGCAACTGTTGTTAAACTTCTTGCG GTACCATGTATCGTGGGTGTCAATTTAACCGATAGTGATCTACTAGAATTTCTTCAACAG CTTGATGATACGGATGGATCATCAACCATACCTCCATCAGTTCATCGCATACTTAATAGCAAAGCATGCAGGG GTGCGATCATGTTTGGAGATACATTACTGCCTTCCGAATGTTCTCTTATCGTTGAAGAGCTAAAACAGACTTCACTGTGTTTCCAG TGTGCCCATGGGAGACCTACCACTGTTCCGCTAGTCAACTTAGCCATGTTGCATGATAAGATCAGTAAACTTGGTTCACAAAAGTCATGGCATGGATTACGCCAACACAAGCTCACCATACAACGCGCTGCAGAGCGTCTGAGCTCTGCTATTGGATAG